From a single Oceanispirochaeta sp. M1 genomic region:
- a CDS encoding putative manganese-dependent inorganic diphosphatase: MLQSSHNTYPEELFLADIYISGHKNPDMDSICSAYCYSVLKNRIDPENRYIPIRCGHMNKQTKMVFNKVEAQPPRLMANISPQVSDVSKRDIPTLDVNDPVFTAIRRLDEENISVIPVFADESEFKGIVSIHEISGFLMSDTLEKRPQYRFRINNFKRVLPGYFYRRGQDQEFDAPIMTGAMPYEISKERINEMLPLKPLLVIGMREDILQFAVEEQCPAIILTGMENDEKIKVDFSKYKGTVFISHTDTAETIRLLRLSTPLKNVINKSPEILQSSLSFDEAKKVMVNSSLRGIPVFEDNQFSGIVTRRCFIEKPKKNLILMDHNEIDQSVPGADQTEILEIIDHHRLGNSRTKEPIYVYARPVGSTCTIVYTHFKMNLQEVDAELATLLVSGILSDTVLLKSPTTTDLDRETVKELIEIASLNFEDFGQELFSQNSALEESDPRDILGADFKIYREELNVGISQAEVVTLEDVEDVKSRYMDAMEDLRKKKRLDCVMLLITNVIKVESNLLMTSHAGIEERLIYNKISDQLYNLPGILSRKKQLLPEILRVLEEINK; the protein is encoded by the coding sequence ATATTACAATCCTCTCATAATACTTACCCAGAGGAGCTGTTTCTGGCTGACATATATATAAGCGGGCATAAAAATCCCGACATGGATTCAATCTGCAGTGCGTACTGCTACAGTGTACTGAAAAACAGAATTGATCCTGAAAACAGATATATTCCCATTCGCTGCGGTCATATGAACAAGCAGACTAAAATGGTTTTCAATAAAGTGGAGGCCCAGCCTCCCCGGCTTATGGCAAATATCAGTCCACAGGTTTCTGATGTATCCAAGAGAGACATCCCCACACTGGATGTAAATGATCCTGTCTTCACCGCTATCAGACGGCTGGATGAGGAAAATATCTCTGTCATCCCTGTATTTGCAGATGAAAGCGAGTTCAAGGGAATTGTCAGTATTCATGAAATATCCGGTTTTCTTATGAGTGATACTCTGGAAAAAAGACCACAGTACCGATTCAGGATCAACAACTTCAAGCGGGTTCTTCCCGGTTATTTTTACAGAAGGGGTCAGGATCAGGAATTTGATGCTCCCATCATGACCGGTGCCATGCCCTATGAGATAAGCAAAGAACGGATCAATGAGATGCTTCCTCTCAAACCTCTTCTTGTCATAGGAATGAGAGAAGATATTCTTCAGTTTGCTGTAGAAGAACAATGTCCTGCAATCATTCTTACAGGAATGGAGAATGATGAGAAAATAAAAGTGGATTTCTCAAAATACAAAGGCACTGTTTTTATCAGTCATACTGATACTGCAGAGACAATACGTCTTCTGAGACTGAGTACTCCCCTGAAAAATGTTATAAATAAATCTCCCGAGATTCTGCAGAGCAGCCTCAGTTTTGATGAAGCAAAAAAGGTGATGGTTAATTCCTCTTTAAGAGGTATTCCTGTTTTTGAAGATAATCAGTTCTCAGGAATCGTAACCCGTCGCTGTTTTATTGAGAAACCGAAAAAGAATCTGATACTTATGGATCATAATGAAATTGACCAGAGTGTTCCCGGGGCAGATCAGACAGAGATCCTTGAGATTATAGACCATCATAGACTGGGAAACAGCAGAACAAAAGAACCCATCTATGTTTATGCCCGTCCAGTGGGCAGTACCTGTACTATCGTCTACACACATTTTAAAATGAATCTTCAGGAAGTGGATGCTGAACTGGCTACTCTGCTGGTATCAGGAATCCTTTCGGATACGGTCCTTCTGAAATCTCCTACAACAACAGACCTGGATAGAGAGACAGTTAAGGAACTAATAGAAATAGCCTCACTGAATTTTGAAGATTTCGGACAGGAGCTGTTCAGCCAGAACTCTGCCCTGGAAGAGAGTGATCCCCGGGATATTCTAGGTGCGGATTTCAAGATCTACCGTGAGGAGCTGAATGTGGGAATTTCCCAGGCTGAAGTTGTAACTCTGGAAGATGTTGAGGATGTTAAAAGCAGATATATGGATGCCATGGAAGATCTCCGGAAAAAGAAGAGACTCGACTGCGTCATGCTCCTGATTACAAACGTGATCAAGGTAGAAAGTAATCTGCTGATGACCTCACATGCAGGAATTGAGGAAAGACTTATCTATAACAAGATTTCGGACCAGTTGTACAATCTTCCGGGAATATTATCCAGGAAGAAACAGCTTCTCCCCGAGATACTGAGAGTACTTGAAGAGATTAATAAATAA
- a CDS encoding DUF2797 domain-containing protein, whose translation MVQIDIRKMRTEHKSPIQYFMEGSEGEVNMNELIGRSVSISFEGVVHCVVCGRKIKKTFAQGSCYDCFRNAPENAECIIRPELCLAHEGKGRDPEWEMLHHNRPHFVYLALSSAVKVGVTRDDQIPTRWIDQGASEGLILARCPNRFNAGELEVYLKDSFTDRTNWQRMLKNQVADSSLAQVKKELIPELPERFSVWVSDDSESTVLEYPVTEYPDKVKSQKLDKAPLIQGVLAGIKGQYLIFDDGRVMNMRAHSGYQIHLDY comes from the coding sequence ATGGTACAGATAGATATAAGAAAAATGAGAACAGAACATAAATCTCCCATTCAGTACTTTATGGAAGGCTCTGAGGGTGAAGTGAATATGAATGAGCTTATCGGACGATCTGTGAGTATTTCATTTGAGGGTGTTGTTCACTGTGTAGTCTGTGGTAGAAAAATAAAAAAAACATTTGCCCAGGGCAGCTGCTATGACTGTTTCCGTAATGCCCCTGAAAACGCCGAGTGTATTATCCGCCCGGAACTCTGCCTTGCCCATGAAGGGAAGGGGAGAGATCCTGAATGGGAGATGCTCCATCACAACAGACCCCATTTTGTTTATCTGGCCCTCTCCAGTGCCGTAAAAGTGGGGGTCACCAGGGATGATCAGATACCGACCCGCTGGATTGATCAGGGAGCCAGCGAAGGCCTGATCCTGGCACGCTGCCCCAACCGTTTTAATGCAGGAGAGCTTGAGGTCTATCTAAAGGATTCTTTTACAGACAGAACTAACTGGCAGAGAATGCTGAAAAATCAGGTCGCCGACAGCTCCCTGGCACAGGTGAAAAAGGAGCTTATACCTGAACTTCCTGAAAGATTTTCTGTCTGGGTAAGTGATGATTCCGAGTCTACAGTATTAGAATATCCTGTAACAGAATATCCTGATAAAGTGAAATCCCAGAAGCTGGACAAGGCTCCTCTAATACAGGGCGTCCTTGCAGGAATCAAGGGACAGTATCTTATTTTTGATGATGGAAGAGTAATGAATATGAGGGCTCATAGCGGTTATCAAATCCATCTGGATTATTAA
- a CDS encoding SDR family oxidoreductase gives MQGKTALITGSAKRIGRACALKLAKEGADILIHYNNSHDEAEELAASIRIAGGKAWTVQQDLSEKGSAEKLMKQSLEKTGGINYLVNSASIFPENNYADVQQNDFEENLQINALSPFFLSRAFAETSKSAECIINFLDSRIIDYDRSHLAYHVSKKVLFSLTRMLSEELAPNVRVNAVAPGLVIPPPGMTEEYLKERIHTNPLNRIGTLSQVSDSMYFLIKNTFITGQVIFVDGGRHLKGSFYGL, from the coding sequence TTGCAAGGAAAAACAGCCCTGATTACAGGCAGTGCCAAAAGAATCGGGAGGGCCTGCGCCCTTAAACTTGCAAAAGAAGGCGCAGACATACTGATTCATTATAACAACTCCCACGATGAAGCCGAAGAACTGGCCGCATCTATCCGTATTGCCGGAGGAAAAGCCTGGACAGTACAGCAGGACCTCTCTGAAAAAGGTTCGGCGGAAAAACTGATGAAACAGTCTCTTGAAAAGACGGGTGGGATTAATTATCTGGTGAATTCAGCATCCATATTCCCTGAAAACAACTACGCCGATGTTCAGCAGAATGATTTTGAAGAAAACCTTCAAATCAATGCCCTTTCTCCCTTTTTTCTCTCAAGAGCCTTTGCAGAAACATCTAAATCTGCAGAATGCATTATCAACTTCCTTGATTCAAGAATTATCGATTACGACAGATCGCATCTGGCATATCATGTGAGTAAAAAGGTACTGTTCTCCCTGACCCGTATGCTCAGTGAAGAACTGGCTCCGAATGTAAGGGTAAATGCTGTAGCCCCCGGACTGGTGATACCTCCTCCGGGAATGACCGAAGAATATCTCAAGGAGAGAATACATACGAATCCCCTGAACAGAATAGGGACTCTGTCCCAGGTCAGCGATAGTATGTATTTCCTTATCAAAAATACATTTATTACAGGACAGGTCATCTTCGTAGACGGCGGCCGTCACCTGAAAGGAAGTTTTTATGGACTATGA
- a CDS encoding NlpC/P60 family protein, with translation MDFKTPLLTTLISLLFFSCASAPMEGRAVKSPEERPAAEISKIQQELVKSAEWALGRKRLEVKGRKFNMDCSGVVLAVYYKSGVDLQSYISRYSGGGVQRLYAFMNDQQLLYKQPHLAPGDMLFWDNSYDRNKDGEINDTLTHVGMVVHADEDGNIMYIHHNYRLGIVLAKMNLLDPDNLEVNSPMRAKGSETGHVPLWLSSHLLKKAARAYEIAE, from the coding sequence ATGGACTTCAAAACTCCCCTGCTCACCACACTCATCTCGCTTCTATTCTTCTCCTGTGCCTCCGCTCCAATGGAAGGTCGCGCCGTAAAATCCCCTGAAGAGAGACCTGCTGCAGAAATCAGTAAAATACAGCAGGAACTGGTGAAATCCGCAGAATGGGCTCTTGGAAGGAAACGTCTGGAAGTTAAGGGGAGAAAATTCAATATGGACTGTTCGGGTGTTGTACTGGCTGTGTACTATAAATCCGGAGTGGACCTTCAATCATACATAAGCAGATACTCAGGCGGCGGTGTTCAGAGACTCTATGCCTTTATGAATGATCAGCAGCTCTTATACAAGCAGCCCCATCTGGCTCCGGGAGATATGCTTTTCTGGGATAACAGCTATGATAGAAATAAAGATGGGGAAATAAATGATACTCTGACCCATGTGGGTATGGTTGTCCATGCGGATGAAGATGGTAATATTATGTATATCCATCATAATTACAGACTGGGAATTGTTCTGGCAAAGATGAATCTTCTTGACCCCGATAACCTGGAAGTGAATTCCCCCATGCGGGCAAAGGGGTCAGAAACTGGACATGTCCCCCTCTGGCTCTCAAGTCATCTGCTCAAAAAGGCTGCCAGAGCCTACGAAATAGCTGAATAG
- the folK gene encoding 2-amino-4-hydroxy-6-hydroxymethyldihydropteridine diphosphokinase, with amino-acid sequence MNIYIGVGSNIEPEKNIICALKILLARNFRFSMISTHYRTEALGHKDNPSYINGIWKIDIPESDSGLDYETLNRILKETEQSCGRIRTTDRWASRTIDLDILLMKSYISEEILERDFIYIPLLEIDSELELPGYGRLKELVDQNKIFDMNPLSVFTESLRRMIDE; translated from the coding sequence ATGAATATCTATATCGGAGTCGGTTCTAATATTGAGCCGGAAAAAAATATTATTTGCGCCCTGAAAATCCTGTTGGCCAGGAATTTCAGGTTCTCAATGATATCGACTCATTACAGGACAGAGGCCCTCGGGCATAAAGATAATCCCTCCTATATAAACGGAATATGGAAAATCGATATCCCGGAATCAGATTCGGGATTAGATTATGAAACTCTGAACCGGATACTTAAGGAAACGGAACAGAGCTGTGGTAGAATCCGTACTACGGATAGATGGGCAAGCCGTACAATTGATCTGGATATTCTTTTAATGAAAAGCTATATTTCTGAAGAGATCCTGGAAAGAGACTTTATATATATCCCACTCCTGGAAATAGATTCTGAACTGGAGCTCCCGGGGTATGGTAGACTTAAAGAACTGGTTGATCAGAATAAAATATTTGATATGAAT
- a CDS encoding dihydroneopterin aldolase produces MDYDLMDKTYISDLLFRCIIGINPDERVNKQDVLINLTIYTDFSRCIETEDIEDTVNYKSLKLDIMTLVEGSSYLLVEKLASAVSECCLSYKGVQAVKVKVEKPTALRFAKSVGVEIFRKN; encoded by the coding sequence ATGGACTATGACTTAATGGACAAAACTTATATTTCTGATCTTCTATTCCGCTGCATTATCGGTATCAACCCGGATGAAAGAGTGAATAAACAGGATGTTCTTATCAACCTGACTATATATACAGATTTCAGCAGATGTATTGAGACAGAAGATATTGAAGACACGGTCAACTATAAAAGTTTAAAGCTTGACATTATGACACTTGTAGAAGGTTCATCCTACCTACTGGTGGAGAAACTGGCATCAGCTGTCAGTGAATGCTGCCTCTCCTATAAAGGAGTCCAGGCCGTTAAAGTCAAGGTGGAAAAGCCTACTGCCCTGCGTTTCGCAAAATCCGTAGGAGTGGAAATCTTCAGAAAAAACTGA